A region of the Mycobacterium sp. NBC_00419 genome:
AACCGCTCGATCCGCCTGCGGCGGGAACCGTGTTGATCTGCTGCGCACAGCCGACCGAGGACGTCGTCGTCGACCTCTAGGTCGGGACGACCACCAGGTCGTGCGGGCGGCTGTTGACCGCCAGCGCGCCGTCATCGGTGACGATGACGATGTCCTCGATGCGCGCTCCCCAGTGGCCCGGGAAGTAGATTCCCGGCTCCACCGAGAACGCCATACCCTCGGCCAGCGGCAGGTCGTTGCCCGCCACGATGTAGGGCTCCTCGTGCACCGACAAGCCGATCCCGTGGCCGGTGCGGTGCACGAAGTACTCGGCCAGCCCGGCCTGCGCCAGCACATCGCGGGCCGCGGCGTCGACCTGCTCTGCGGTCACCCCCGGCCGCACCGCCGCCACACCGGCAGCCTGCGCCTGCTGCAGCAGCGCGTACTGCTCGGCGATTTGCGCACTGGGCTCGCCGAGGCTATACGTGCGGGTGCAGTCGGAGTTGTAGCCCGGCTCGACCGGGCCGCCGATGTCGACCACGATGATATCGCCGTCCTGCAATACCCGATCTGAGCATTCGTGGTGCGGGTCGGCGCCGTTGGGCCCGGAGCCGACGATGATGAAGGCCACCTCCGAATGCCCTTCGGCCACAATGGCTTCGGCGATATCGGCGGCGACGTCAGCCTCGCTGCGACCGGGCTTGAGGAACTCAGGCACCCGGGCGTGTACCCGGTCGATTGCGGCGCCGGCGGTGCGCAGCGCATCGATCTCGGCCGGGTCCTTGTGCATCCGCAGCTCGCGCAGGACGTCGGTGGCCAGCACCGGCACCGCGCCCAATCGCTCGGCCAGCGGCAACAGGTGCAGCGCGGGCATCGAGTCGGTCACCGCGACCCGGGCGTGCCCACCGAGAGCCTCGGCGACGATGTCGTACGGGTTCTCGCCGTCCACCCAGTCCTGCACCGACAGGCCGAGGTCGGTGGCCGCGGACTCCTTCAGCGACGCCAGCTCCAGCCGCGGCAGCACCACGACGGGCGCACCCGCGGCGGGAATCACCAGCGCCGTCAGTCGCTCGAAGGTCTGGGCCCGCGACCCCAGCAGGTAGCGCAGGTCGTATCCCGGTGTGACGATCAGGCCCGCAAGCCCCGCTTGGGACGCCGCGGCTGCGGCGGCATGGAGCCGACGGGCATACACGTCGGATGGGAAACGGCTGGCGCTCATAGCTGCAAGATTAGCCGCGGGCATACGATCACACCGTGCCGCACGACTCGTCCGCCCCGGTGTTGCTGCTCGACGGTGCCAGCATGTGGTTCCGGTCGTTCTTCGGGGTGCCGTCGTCGATCACCGCACCGGACGGCAGACCCGTCAACGCGGTGCGCGGCTTCATCGACAGTGTGGCCACGCTGGTCACCCGGGAACGGCCCAGCCGGCTGGTGGTGTGCCTCGACCTGGATTGGCGCCCCCAGTTCCGGGTCGATGCGATCCCGTCGTACAAGGCGCACCGCGTCGCGCAGGAGAGCCCGAGCGACGAGCCTGACCTGGAAGAGGTTCCCGACGACCTGAGCCCCCAGGTCGACATGATCATGGAGTTGCTCGACGCATTCGGGATCGCGGCTGCCGGGGCGCCGGGCTTCGAGGCCGACGACGTGCTGGGCACCCTGGCCGCCGCCGAACGGCGGCACCGGACCGTCGTCGTCAGCGGCGACCGGGACCTTCTGCAACTCGTCGCCGACGACCCGGTCGAAATCCGTGTGCTGTATCTGGGCCGGGGACTGTCCAACGCGGTGATGTTCGGCCCGGCCGAGGTCGCCGAGAAGTACGGCGTGCCTGGGCATCGGGCCGGGCCGGCATACGCCGAACTCGCCCTGCTGCGCGGCGACCCGTCCGACGGACTGCCCGGGGTGCCCGGCATCGGCGAGAAGACCGCCGCCACTTTATTGGCGCAATACAGCTCCCTGGATGACATCCTGACGGCCGCACACGACCCGAAATCGACGCTTTCCAAGGCATCTCGGTCCAAGATCCTGGCGGCCATCGACTACATCGAGGCAGCCGGACCGGTGGTGGCGGTGGCCCGCGATGCCCCGGTGGAGTTCTCCACCGCCGACGACACGCTGCCCCTGTCAGCTGCCGACCCGGCCAGGGTGGCGGAGCTGGCGCAGGCCTACGGGGTGAGCTCGTCGATCGCGCGGCTGCAGAAGGCGCTGGACTCGCTGCCCGGCTGACGGTGCGTCGGAATCACGCCGACGAAAATCATGGCCGCAGTTGACGGGCGGTGCGGGGTTCGGCAACGCCGCGGGCGCGCAGGCGGATTGTCTAAGGTCCGTGTTATGTCGATCAAGCTGCACTGGTTTCTGCCCACCTACGGCGACAGCCGACTGATCGTCGGTGGCGGCCACGGGACACCGGCCGGAGCCGCGCATAGCGACCGGGACGCGTCCATCGACTACCTCGCCTCGATCGTGCGCGGGGCGGAGACCTTCGGCTTCACCGGCGCTCTGATTCCGACCGGCGCCTGGTGCGAGGACGCGTTCATCACGGCCGCGCTGCTTGCCCGGGAGACCACCTCGCTGGCATTCCTGGTGGCGTTCCGGCCAGGCCTGGTCAGTCCCACGCTGTCGGCGCAGATGGCGGCCACGTTCGCCCGGCACGCCCCCGGCCGCATCCTGCTCAACGTGGTCGTCGGCGGAGAGGCCCACGAGCAGCGGGCCTTCGGCGACCATCTCGACAAGGACGCCCGCTACGCGCGCGCCGACGAATTCCTCGACATCGTCAGCAGGCTCTGGCGCGGTGAGACGGTCACCACACACGGTGAGTACGTCAGCGTCGAGGAGGCCAGCCTCGCCACGCCGCCGAACCCGGTCCCCCCGCTGTACTTCGGGGGCAGTTCGGCTGCGGCGGGCCCGATCGCCGCGCGCCACGCCGACGTGTACCTGACCTGGGGCGAGCCACCGGCCGCCGTCCGCGAGAAGATCGAGTGGATCCGCAAGCTGGCCGCCGAGGAGGGCCGCAGCGTCCGATTCGGGATCCGCCTGCACACCATCTCGCGCGACGAGGCGAGCGAAGCCTGGTCGCAGGCCGACAAGCTGGTGGCTGCCCTCGACGACGAGACCGTGCGTTCGGCGCAGGCCGGATTGGGGCGCAGTCAGTCCGAGGGCCAGCGCCGGATGCTCGCGCTGCACGAGGCCAGCCGGTCCGACGGCTCCTGGCATGACGCCCGCAGTCTGGAGATCGCGCCGAACCTGTGGGCCGGCGTCGGGCTGGTCCGCGGCGGGGCCGGAACCGCGTTGGTGGGCAGCCACACCGACGTGGCCGACCGGATCGCCGAGTACGCAGAGATCGGGATCGACGAGTTCATCTTCTCGGGCTACCCGCATCTGGAGGAATTGTTCTGGTTCGGCGAAGGCGTGGTCCCGATCCTGCGTGAGCGCGGCCTGTTCGACGGGCCGGCCACTCAGGCTGCACCGGCGTCGATCCCGTTCGTCGGCGCCGCGCGCTGATCCGGTGCTACTGCGCCTCCAGGCGCGCCCGCACCGCATCCAGGCGTTGCCGGAGTTCGGCCTCGTCGATGAGCCCACGGGCCATCAGGGAATGGGCCAGTGAGACCAGCTGGTTCTCCGGATACGGCAGGTCGGCGTAGCGGGTGGCGGACAGCTCGTCCTCCTCGTCGCGGCGCTGCTTGAACGTAAAGTCCACATCCTCTGTGGCACAAGACTTGTCGAGCACATCACACAGCCCGTCGAGGCTCGTCTTCCACGGCGGCAGCGGGTTCTCCACACCGTACTTGGCGGCCATGGCCGACCAGGTCTGGCGGCGCTGCACAATCTCGTC
Encoded here:
- a CDS encoding M24 family metallopeptidase, whose product is MSASRFPSDVYARRLHAAAAAASQAGLAGLIVTPGYDLRYLLGSRAQTFERLTALVIPAAGAPVVVLPRLELASLKESAATDLGLSVQDWVDGENPYDIVAEALGGHARVAVTDSMPALHLLPLAERLGAVPVLATDVLRELRMHKDPAEIDALRTAGAAIDRVHARVPEFLKPGRSEADVAADIAEAIVAEGHSEVAFIIVGSGPNGADPHHECSDRVLQDGDIIVVDIGGPVEPGYNSDCTRTYSLGEPSAQIAEQYALLQQAQAAGVAAVRPGVTAEQVDAAARDVLAQAGLAEYFVHRTGHGIGLSVHEEPYIVAGNDLPLAEGMAFSVEPGIYFPGHWGARIEDIVIVTDDGALAVNSRPHDLVVVPT
- a CDS encoding 5'-3' exonuclease; the protein is MPHDSSAPVLLLDGASMWFRSFFGVPSSITAPDGRPVNAVRGFIDSVATLVTRERPSRLVVCLDLDWRPQFRVDAIPSYKAHRVAQESPSDEPDLEEVPDDLSPQVDMIMELLDAFGIAAAGAPGFEADDVLGTLAAAERRHRTVVVSGDRDLLQLVADDPVEIRVLYLGRGLSNAVMFGPAEVAEKYGVPGHRAGPAYAELALLRGDPSDGLPGVPGIGEKTAATLLAQYSSLDDILTAAHDPKSTLSKASRSKILAAIDYIEAAGPVVAVARDAPVEFSTADDTLPLSAADPARVAELAQAYGVSSSIARLQKALDSLPG
- a CDS encoding LLM class flavin-dependent oxidoreductase, with amino-acid sequence MSIKLHWFLPTYGDSRLIVGGGHGTPAGAAHSDRDASIDYLASIVRGAETFGFTGALIPTGAWCEDAFITAALLARETTSLAFLVAFRPGLVSPTLSAQMAATFARHAPGRILLNVVVGGEAHEQRAFGDHLDKDARYARADEFLDIVSRLWRGETVTTHGEYVSVEEASLATPPNPVPPLYFGGSSAAAGPIAARHADVYLTWGEPPAAVREKIEWIRKLAAEEGRSVRFGIRLHTISRDEASEAWSQADKLVAALDDETVRSAQAGLGRSQSEGQRRMLALHEASRSDGSWHDARSLEIAPNLWAGVGLVRGGAGTALVGSHTDVADRIAEYAEIGIDEFIFSGYPHLEELFWFGEGVVPILRERGLFDGPATQAAPASIPFVGAAR
- a CDS encoding thiocyanate hydrolase — encoded protein: MSDDDFVVLDEIVQRRQTWSAMAAKYGVENPLPPWKTSLDGLCDVLDKSCATEDVDFTFKQRRDEEDELSATRYADLPYPENQLVSLAHSLMARGLIDEAELRQRLDAVRARLEAQ